A DNA window from Capnocytophaga sp. ARDL2 contains the following coding sequences:
- the alaS gene encoding alanine--tRNA ligase, giving the protein MKSQDIRKKFLAFFEKKGHLVVPSAPIVLKDDPTLMFNNSGMAQFKEFFLGNGTPPNKRIADTQKCLRVSGKHNDLEDVGFDTYHHTMFEMLGNWSFGDYFKKEAIAWAWEFLTEELKLDKDRLYVSVFEGNKDENVPFDQEAWDIWKEFVDEDRIILGNKKDNFWEMGDQGPCGPCSEIHIDLRPDSERASVPGKSLVNADHPQVVEIWNNVFMEFNRKADGSLEKLPAKHVDTGMGFERLCMAMQGVTSNYDTDVFTPLIQKVEEITGLKYTNNEVKNISDEQNKINIAIRVIVDHIRAVAFAIADGQLPSNNGAGYVIRRILRRAIRYGFTFLNKKEPFIYELVAVLAKQMGEAFPEIAKQEQLVTNVIKEEENSFLRTLEQGLLMLDTMIVNLEGKQLSGSKAFELYDTYGFPIDLTSLILAERGFTLDEKGFEENLQKQKERSRAAAHTKADDWVIVREDEETEFIGYDILEAIVRVTKYRKIESQKDGTLYQLVFNVTPFYPEGGGQVGDKGTITSANGETTYIIDTKKENNLIIHFTQTLPSNLTDPFKASVKGRAFIEANHTATHLLHQALREVLGIHVEQRGSKVDFDGLRFDFSHFQKMTTEEIQQVERLVNQRVLEKLPLNEHRSISMKEAMDAGAMALFGEKYGDKVRMIEFGESKELCGGTHVKNTADIWYFKIVSEGAVASGIRRVEAITRDKVKDYFINLEKESQQLAEQLKTKDVSKAVEKLQDENAKLKLQIEHLLKEKAKNLKGELIAQVQEVNGVKCVVAQVALDAAGAKDLAYEIGATGENFYILLSTVNDDKPMLTAYISKEIVASHGLNAGQIVRELGKYIQGGGGGQPFFATAGGKNPEGVEEALSHALDFVK; this is encoded by the coding sequence ATGAAATCGCAAGATATAAGAAAGAAATTTCTCGCATTTTTTGAAAAGAAAGGACATTTGGTTGTGCCTTCTGCACCTATTGTACTAAAAGACGACCCTACTTTGATGTTCAACAATTCGGGTATGGCTCAGTTTAAAGAATTTTTCTTAGGAAACGGTACACCACCAAACAAGCGTATTGCCGATACGCAAAAATGTTTGCGAGTGTCGGGAAAACACAACGATTTGGAAGATGTAGGTTTTGATACTTACCACCACACCATGTTTGAAATGTTGGGTAACTGGTCGTTTGGTGATTATTTCAAAAAAGAAGCGATTGCTTGGGCTTGGGAATTTCTTACCGAAGAATTGAAACTTGACAAAGACCGCTTGTATGTTTCGGTTTTTGAAGGAAATAAAGACGAAAATGTACCTTTCGATCAAGAGGCGTGGGACATTTGGAAAGAATTTGTGGACGAAGACCGCATCATTTTAGGAAATAAAAAAGACAATTTTTGGGAAATGGGAGATCAAGGGCCGTGTGGTCCATGTTCGGAAATCCATATCGACCTAAGACCTGACAGCGAAAGAGCATCAGTTCCTGGTAAATCGTTGGTAAATGCAGACCATCCGCAAGTGGTGGAAATCTGGAACAATGTATTTATGGAATTTAACCGCAAAGCCGACGGTAGCCTCGAAAAACTTCCTGCAAAACATGTAGATACAGGTATGGGATTTGAGCGTTTGTGTATGGCTATGCAAGGCGTAACTTCCAACTACGATACGGATGTATTTACACCGCTAATTCAAAAAGTAGAAGAAATTACAGGTCTGAAATACACCAACAATGAGGTAAAAAATATTTCAGACGAACAAAATAAAATCAACATTGCCATTCGTGTAATTGTTGACCACATTCGTGCGGTTGCATTTGCAATTGCCGATGGACAGTTGCCGTCAAACAACGGTGCAGGATATGTAATTCGTCGTATTTTGCGTAGAGCCATTCGCTACGGATTTACTTTCCTCAACAAAAAAGAACCTTTTATCTACGAATTGGTAGCTGTGTTGGCAAAACAAATGGGAGAGGCTTTCCCAGAAATTGCTAAACAAGAACAATTGGTTACCAATGTAATCAAAGAAGAAGAAAATTCTTTTTTGCGTACCTTAGAACAAGGCTTGTTGATGTTGGATACGATGATTGTAAACTTAGAAGGAAAACAATTGTCTGGTAGTAAAGCTTTTGAATTGTACGATACTTACGGTTTCCCAATCGATTTGACTTCTCTTATTTTAGCAGAGAGAGGATTTACTTTAGATGAAAAAGGTTTTGAAGAAAATCTACAAAAACAAAAAGAGCGTTCGCGTGCGGCAGCTCATACCAAAGCCGATGATTGGGTGATTGTTCGCGAAGACGAAGAAACCGAGTTTATTGGTTACGATATTTTGGAAGCGATTGTTCGCGTTACAAAATATAGAAAAATTGAAAGTCAAAAGGATGGAACTTTGTACCAATTGGTATTTAATGTTACACCTTTTTATCCAGAAGGAGGAGGTCAAGTAGGAGATAAAGGTACAATTACTTCTGCCAATGGAGAAACTACTTATATCATTGATACCAAAAAAGAAAATAATCTGATTATTCATTTTACTCAAACTTTACCAAGTAATTTGACAGATCCATTCAAAGCTTCGGTAAAAGGTAGAGCCTTTATAGAAGCTAACCATACTGCTACGCACTTGCTACACCAAGCCTTGCGTGAAGTATTGGGAATACATGTAGAGCAAAGAGGTTCTAAAGTGGATTTTGACGGATTGCGTTTCGACTTTTCTCATTTCCAAAAAATGACAACGGAAGAAATACAACAGGTGGAACGATTGGTAAATCAACGTGTTTTGGAAAAATTACCATTAAACGAACACCGTTCTATTTCGATGAAAGAAGCAATGGACGCAGGTGCTATGGCGTTGTTTGGAGAAAAATACGGAGATAAAGTTCGTATGATTGAGTTTGGAGAAAGCAAAGAGCTTTGCGGAGGAACACATGTTAAAAATACCGCTGATATTTGGTATTTCAAAATTGTGTCAGAAGGAGCGGTTGCCTCTGGAATCCGGAGAGTAGAAGCCATTACAAGAGATAAAGTAAAAGACTATTTTATCAATCTTGAAAAAGAATCGCAACAATTGGCAGAGCAACTCAAAACGAAAGATGTGAGCAAAGCGGTTGAAAAATTACAAGACGAAAATGCCAAATTGAAACTCCAAATAGAGCATTTGCTCAAAGAAAAAGCGAAAAATCTAAAAGGCGAGCTGATTGCACAAGTTCAGGAAGTAAACGGAGTGAAATGCGTAGTAGCCCAAGTAGCTTTGGATGCCGCAGGAGCAAAAGATTTGGCTTACGAAATAGGAGCAACAGGCGAGAATTTCTATATTTTATTGTCAACAGTAAACGACGACAAACCGATGCTTACAGCCTATATCAGCAAAGAAATCGTAGCCAGTCATGGCTTGAATGCAGGGCAAATCGTACGCGAATTGGGTAAATATATCCAAGGGGGCGGAGGTGGACAGCCGTTCTTTGCAACCGCCGGAGGAAAAAATCCAGAAGGTGTAGAAGAGGCATTGAGCCACGCATTAGATTTTGTGAAGTAA
- a CDS encoding acyl-CoA thioesterase, with protein sequence MQPKTPKESITILTDLVLPGETNPLNNLFGGELLARMDRAASITARRHSRRICVTASVNNVAFNKSIPLGSVVTLQAKVSRAFHSSMEVFIDVWIEDRESGERIKANEAIYTFVAVDDTGRPVQIPEIIPETEEEKQRYDAALRRKQLSLVLAGKMKPQDATELKALFVGE encoded by the coding sequence ATGCAACCAAAAACACCTAAAGAATCCATAACCATACTTACAGATTTGGTATTGCCAGGAGAAACCAATCCGTTGAACAACCTGTTTGGAGGAGAATTATTAGCGCGAATGGATAGAGCAGCAAGTATTACCGCAAGAAGACATTCGAGAAGAATATGCGTAACCGCATCGGTAAACAATGTAGCGTTCAACAAGTCGATTCCCTTGGGAAGTGTAGTAACTTTACAAGCCAAAGTTTCGAGAGCCTTTCATTCGTCTATGGAAGTGTTTATCGATGTGTGGATTGAAGACCGTGAATCAGGCGAACGCATCAAGGCAAATGAGGCTATTTATACCTTTGTGGCGGTAGATGATACGGGAAGACCTGTGCAAATCCCAGAAATTATCCCAGAAACAGAAGAAGAAAAACAGCGATACGATGCGGCATTGCGTCGCAAACAATTGAGTTTGGTATTGGCTGGAAAAATGAAACCACAAGACGCAACCGAATTAAAGGCGTTGTTTGTGGGAGAATAA
- a CDS encoding T9SS type A sorting domain-containing protein, which yields MNKHLLSVFALGGFTLSSAFAQVANYSFTQNVGTYTELTNPTVLATASSTDDLENTAYTTTLPFVFNFNGVDYTTIHVYAAGYVSFGTESILGTYYQYKPLTQDTAHEGIIAVCNEKLVGLNNDGKVGEISYKVEGVAPNREFVIQWKDFTRYRFMGYDTDRYELNFQLRLQENQNVIKKVYQATAVGNPSVEFITVGLRGTTSADFAVRESSTGVWSATTAGETKYKTISITPSTLPQSGLTYTWTPSGISTPTTCPAVATFDFTFENNTTETLFSTDCWKGTHTSFPTVSVTNAAGGTGDIALPDKVLQIYKSGTITTPITLVTPEVSSTNGTHALSFDIELALAGTPTAIDGNEKIIVGTMSDANDFSTFVATNQEFAVNQTGTFTTAPIVFPTNHKYVAIRFDFGVAGHKALIVDNIKWQEAPAQETCPAVNTFTYDFENQTNATVFETGCWKGTHTSYPTISITNMGGMGGNIQLSDYVMQVYKGGSVSTPITLVTPKVSTTSGTHVLSFDIESAITGMAITGTEKIVIGTMSDNTDFTTFVSTGQEFAVSESGSFTTAPITFPANHQYVAIQLDLGTSGHKVVVLDNIKWDVPLSTPKLDKNAVKLFPNPVSDILYVETDELIKEIAIYDTVGKMIDSTEKFFINVNSLEKGIYILKVENQAGAIGNYKFIKQ from the coding sequence ATGAATAAACATTTACTTTCTGTCTTTGCTTTAGGAGGTTTTACGCTATCATCTGCCTTTGCTCAAGTTGCAAACTATTCTTTTACACAAAATGTGGGTACATACACTGAATTGACAAACCCCACGGTACTCGCTACAGCATCATCTACTGATGACTTGGAAAATACGGCTTATACCACTACTTTACCTTTTGTATTTAATTTTAATGGTGTTGATTATACTACTATTCACGTATATGCAGCTGGTTATGTTTCATTTGGTACTGAGAGTATTTTAGGGACATACTATCAGTATAAGCCACTTACTCAAGATACTGCTCACGAAGGGATTATCGCTGTATGTAACGAAAAATTAGTGGGATTAAACAACGATGGTAAAGTTGGTGAAATATCATATAAAGTAGAAGGTGTTGCACCTAATAGAGAATTTGTTATTCAATGGAAAGATTTTACTCGTTATCGTTTTATGGGGTATGATACTGATCGTTATGAGCTAAACTTTCAATTGCGATTACAAGAAAATCAAAATGTTATAAAAAAAGTGTATCAAGCAACTGCGGTAGGGAATCCTTCAGTTGAGTTTATTACTGTAGGGTTGAGAGGAACTACTTCTGCTGATTTTGCAGTAAGAGAATCTTCTACAGGTGTTTGGAGTGCTACAACAGCAGGTGAAACAAAGTATAAAACGATTTCTATCACTCCTTCTACATTGCCTCAGTCTGGTCTTACATATACTTGGACGCCTTCTGGAATTTCTACTCCTACAACTTGTCCTGCTGTTGCAACTTTTGATTTTACCTTTGAAAACAATACCACTGAAACTCTATTTTCTACTGATTGTTGGAAGGGAACGCATACATCATTCCCTACCGTATCTGTAACTAATGCAGCCGGTGGAACTGGAGATATTGCATTGCCAGACAAAGTTTTACAAATTTATAAAAGTGGAACTATTACAACTCCAATTACACTGGTTACACCTGAAGTTTCATCGACAAATGGTACACATGCATTAAGTTTTGATATAGAGTTGGCTTTGGCAGGTACACCAACTGCAATCGATGGAAATGAAAAAATCATTGTAGGTACTATGTCAGATGCCAATGATTTTTCAACTTTTGTAGCGACAAATCAAGAGTTTGCTGTAAATCAAACAGGAACTTTTACTACAGCACCTATTGTTTTTCCAACTAATCATAAATATGTAGCGATACGTTTTGACTTTGGTGTTGCCGGTCATAAAGCATTGATAGTAGATAATATCAAGTGGCAAGAAGCACCTGCTCAGGAAACTTGTCCCGCTGTAAATACTTTTACTTATGATTTTGAAAATCAAACCAATGCAACTGTATTCGAAACTGGTTGCTGGAAGGGTACACATACTTCCTATCCTACCATTTCTATTACCAATATGGGAGGAATGGGCGGAAATATACAATTGTCTGATTATGTGATGCAGGTATATAAAGGAGGCAGTGTTTCAACTCCAATTACATTGGTTACTCCAAAAGTTTCTACAACTTCGGGGACACATGTATTGAGTTTTGATATCGAATCGGCAATCACAGGAATGGCAATCACAGGAACAGAAAAAATCGTCATAGGTACTATGTCAGACAATACAGATTTTACAACATTTGTTTCTACAGGTCAGGAGTTTGCAGTAAGTGAATCGGGTTCGTTTACTACAGCACCTATAACATTCCCAGCAAATCACCAATATGTGGCTATACAATTGGATTTGGGAACTTCGGGACATAAAGTAGTTGTTTTGGATAATATCAAATGGGACGTTCCGTTGAGTACTCCAAAATTGGATAAAAACGCAGTAAAATTGTTTCCAAACCCTGTTTCAGATATACTATATGTAGAAACAGACGAATTAATTAAAGAAATTGCGATTTATGATACCGTTGGAAAAATGATTGATTCAACAGAAAAATTTTTCATAAATGTAAACAGTTTAGAAAAAGGGATTTATATTTTGAAAGTAGAAAACCAAGCAGGTGCCATCGGAAATTATAAATTTATCAAGCAATAA
- a CDS encoding Omp28-related outer membrane protein: MKRNFFKGFLALATGLAFVACGNDNDGGKKNIDNNNNNGNINASTKFVHKTLIENMTGAWCGACPSMASAIATAQGHSTLGSKVISISVHRGDAMQTNQSNNFIGNYVKFDTRIEPGSNQIYFPFSMLNRTVGLPGNAAAVYNSVNQEGSPIGIKIESNLSNTGGTVNATFKFNSGYQDLSYHIVILEQDVKINQAQTGSSQGANYIHKNVFRYGLDGYNGTSLGTVTAGQEVVKNNQSVSYTLIGNDVSKAEVVVFVTDKDGKVLNVQKAKANQTQDYEVVK; the protein is encoded by the coding sequence ATGAAAAGAAATTTTTTTAAAGGCTTTTTAGCTTTAGCAACAGGATTGGCGTTTGTAGCATGTGGTAATGACAATGATGGGGGTAAAAAAAACATTGACAACAACAATAATAATGGCAACATCAATGCCTCTACCAAATTTGTACATAAAACTTTGATTGAAAACATGACTGGTGCATGGTGTGGAGCATGTCCGTCAATGGCATCTGCCATTGCAACTGCACAAGGTCACAGCACATTAGGTAGTAAAGTAATTTCAATCTCTGTACACAGAGGTGACGCAATGCAAACGAACCAATCTAATAATTTTATTGGAAATTACGTTAAGTTTGACACACGTATTGAACCAGGTTCAAATCAAATTTATTTTCCTTTTTCAATGCTAAATAGAACTGTTGGTTTGCCAGGAAATGCTGCAGCTGTTTACAATTCGGTGAATCAAGAAGGTAGCCCTATAGGAATTAAAATCGAATCAAATCTTTCAAATACTGGAGGTACTGTCAATGCAACTTTCAAGTTTAATAGCGGATACCAAGATTTGTCTTACCACATCGTTATCCTTGAACAAGACGTTAAAATTAATCAAGCACAAACTGGTTCATCTCAAGGAGCAAATTATATTCACAAAAATGTATTCAGATACGGTTTAGATGGATATAACGGAACATCTTTAGGGACAGTTACTGCTGGACAAGAAGTTGTTAAAAACAATCAATCCGTTTCATATACTCTAATTGGAAACGATGTTTCAAAAGCTGAGGTTGTAGTATTTGTAACAGACAAAGATGGTAAAGTTTTAAATGTACAAAAAGCTAAAGCAAACCAAACTCAAGACTACGAAGTAGTAAAATAA
- a CDS encoding GYDIA family GHMP kinase: MKIKANGKLLLTAEYMVLLGAKALALPTKVGQVFQVFPLRSAGISWKSYDEKGAVWINEQLSYEEIYSFSEEVLENSPKTRLLQVLHEAHKLNSTILTQGKGYLVESTLEFPKKWGLGTSSTLLYFIAKWFEIDAYQLLEKTFGGSGYDIACAGVSHPIFYTKNTPPKIEKVEFKPHFQENLYFLYLNQKKNSREAIESFKAKTSNVFSETIEEFSQITEKIAKASTFEQFCELINLHENKLSQLLEIPTIKQELFSDFQGSIKSLGGWGGDFVLVASKTCPKAYFSAKGYDTLLRFEEMFD, encoded by the coding sequence ATGAAAATAAAAGCAAATGGAAAATTACTTCTTACAGCGGAGTATATGGTATTATTAGGAGCAAAAGCACTGGCACTTCCTACAAAAGTAGGTCAAGTGTTTCAGGTGTTTCCTTTGCGTTCGGCAGGAATTTCATGGAAAAGCTACGACGAAAAAGGAGCGGTTTGGATCAACGAACAGCTTTCTTATGAGGAAATTTATTCGTTTTCGGAAGAAGTCCTCGAAAACAGTCCAAAAACACGCTTGTTGCAGGTGTTGCACGAAGCTCATAAACTCAATTCAACCATTTTAACGCAAGGAAAAGGCTATTTAGTAGAAAGCACTCTTGAATTTCCCAAAAAATGGGGATTGGGAACTTCATCAACGCTGTTGTATTTCATTGCAAAATGGTTTGAAATCGATGCCTATCAACTGTTGGAAAAAACCTTTGGAGGAAGCGGTTACGATATAGCTTGTGCAGGGGTTTCACACCCTATTTTTTACACTAAAAATACACCGCCAAAAATAGAAAAAGTAGAATTTAAACCACATTTTCAAGAAAATTTGTATTTTTTGTACCTCAATCAAAAGAAAAACAGCCGAGAAGCAATTGAGAGTTTCAAAGCGAAAACATCAAATGTTTTCTCAGAAACAATAGAAGAATTTAGTCAAATAACTGAAAAAATTGCCAAAGCATCAACTTTTGAGCAATTCTGCGAATTGATAAACCTACATGAAAATAAGTTGAGTCAATTATTGGAAATTCCGACTATAAAACAAGAGTTGTTTTCAGATTTTCAAGGAAGTATCAAAAGCCTTGGCGGTTGGGGAGGCGACTTTGTGTTAGTAGCAAGTAAAACCTGTCCCAAAGCCTATTTTTCAGCGAAAGGATACGATACTTTGCTGAGGTTTGAGGAGATGTTTGATTAG
- a CDS encoding hydroxymethylglutaryl-CoA reductase, degradative gives MKEINGFSKLTKTEKIDWIVQAYFQGNSSVAETLTKYWNTDAQLQKLHDEFIENTISNFYLPLGIAPNFIIDGEVKAMPMAIEESSVVAAAANAAKFWSQRGGFKTTILGTEKIGQVHFIFKGDYAKLSNFVASIQPLFYEATDSITKNMRARGGGISKIELRDMTDKIPNYYQLHASFETKNSMGANFINSCLETFASVLKEQAQLYAGFSVEEKELDVVMSILSNYVPNCVVRAEVSCKIEELASKEITNPRKFAEKFIQAIRIAEVAPFRAVTHNKGIMNGVDAVVIATGNDFRAIEAGVHAYASKDGEYSSLSHAAIDGDSFRFWLDLPLALGTVGGLTTLHPMVKFSLELLGNPSAEELMRIIAVAGLAQNFAAVKSLTTTGIQQGHMRMHIMNILNQMNATDNERAKVVEHFRDKTVSHSGVVEFVEALRK, from the coding sequence ATGAAAGAAATCAATGGTTTTTCGAAATTAACTAAAACAGAGAAAATAGATTGGATTGTTCAAGCCTATTTTCAAGGAAATTCGTCTGTGGCTGAAACACTTACCAAGTATTGGAATACAGATGCTCAATTGCAAAAATTACACGACGAATTTATAGAAAACACCATTTCAAATTTTTATCTTCCCTTGGGTATTGCTCCCAATTTTATCATCGATGGTGAGGTAAAAGCCATGCCTATGGCTATAGAGGAGAGTTCGGTGGTGGCAGCAGCAGCAAATGCCGCAAAATTTTGGAGTCAAAGGGGCGGATTCAAGACCACTATTTTAGGAACAGAAAAAATAGGACAGGTACACTTTATTTTCAAAGGCGATTATGCAAAACTGTCAAATTTTGTTGCTTCTATTCAGCCGTTGTTTTACGAAGCTACCGATAGCATTACCAAAAATATGAGAGCTCGTGGTGGAGGAATTTCAAAGATAGAGTTGCGTGATATGACGGACAAAATTCCAAATTATTATCAATTACACGCATCGTTTGAAACCAAAAACAGTATGGGAGCAAATTTTATCAATTCGTGTTTGGAAACATTTGCCAGTGTGTTGAAAGAACAAGCTCAACTTTATGCAGGTTTTTCGGTAGAAGAAAAAGAATTAGATGTCGTAATGTCGATACTTTCCAACTATGTACCCAATTGTGTAGTTCGTGCTGAGGTTTCGTGTAAAATCGAAGAATTGGCTTCAAAGGAAATAACCAACCCAAGAAAATTTGCAGAGAAATTTATACAAGCCATTCGCATAGCAGAGGTAGCTCCTTTCCGTGCCGTAACGCACAACAAAGGGATTATGAACGGAGTAGATGCGGTGGTGATAGCCACAGGAAACGATTTTAGAGCCATCGAAGCAGGAGTACACGCTTATGCAAGTAAAGACGGAGAATACAGCAGTTTGTCTCACGCAGCAATCGACGGAGATTCGTTTCGTTTTTGGCTAGATTTGCCATTGGCATTGGGCACAGTCGGCGGATTGACAACCTTGCATCCGATGGTGAAATTTTCGTTGGAATTATTGGGTAATCCATCGGCGGAGGAATTGATGCGTATCATTGCCGTAGCTGGATTGGCACAAAACTTTGCTGCTGTAAAATCTTTGACCACTACGGGGATTCAACAAGGACATATGCGTATGCACATTATGAACATTTTGAACCAAATGAATGCAACCGACAACGAACGAGCAAAAGTTGTGGAGCATTTCCGTGATAAAACCGTTTCGCACAGCGGTGTGGTAGAATTTGTAGAAGCGTTGAGAAAATAA
- a CDS encoding 2-hydroxyacid dehydrogenase: MKVLHIDKNHPLLIEQLARHRFENHEDYHCTKAEFLGKIADYQGLIVRSRLPIDREVLDAAVQLKFIGRVGAGLENIDVEYAHSKGIETIAVPEGNKTAVAEHAMGMLLSLMNKLAIVDAEVRKGKWEREANRGYEIEGKTVGIIGYGNMGKAFAKRLKGFDCKVIFYDILPNIGDEYAEQVTLQRLHEEADIVSLHTPQTPETLHLINEEFISKMKKSFWFINTARGKSVCTKDLVKNIQSGKILGAGLDVLEYEKSSFENIFSEDNMPEDFKYLMQSDKVLLSPHIAGWTIESKEKLAQFLVDKIVRNF, encoded by the coding sequence ATGAAAGTCTTGCACATAGACAAAAACCATCCTTTGTTGATAGAACAATTGGCTAGACATAGATTTGAAAATCACGAAGATTATCATTGTACAAAGGCTGAATTTTTAGGTAAAATTGCTGATTATCAAGGGTTGATTGTACGCAGTAGATTGCCTATTGATAGAGAAGTGCTCGATGCGGCTGTACAGTTGAAATTTATTGGGAGAGTAGGGGCTGGTTTAGAAAATATTGATGTAGAATATGCACATTCCAAAGGAATAGAGACAATTGCTGTACCCGAAGGAAACAAAACCGCCGTTGCCGAACACGCAATGGGGATGCTACTTTCTTTGATGAACAAACTCGCCATAGTAGATGCTGAGGTGCGTAAAGGTAAATGGGAGAGAGAAGCCAACCGTGGGTATGAAATAGAAGGGAAAACGGTAGGAATCATCGGATATGGAAATATGGGGAAAGCCTTTGCAAAAAGGCTCAAGGGGTTTGACTGTAAGGTGATTTTTTATGATATATTACCCAATATTGGTGATGAATATGCAGAGCAGGTAACATTACAACGATTGCATGAAGAGGCAGATATTGTGAGTTTGCACACGCCACAAACTCCAGAAACCTTACATTTAATCAATGAGGAATTTATTTCAAAAATGAAAAAATCGTTTTGGTTTATCAACACTGCCAGAGGGAAATCGGTTTGTACCAAAGATTTGGTGAAAAATATTCAATCAGGAAAAATTTTAGGAGCAGGTTTGGATGTATTGGAATATGAAAAATCATCTTTTGAAAATATTTTCTCAGAAGACAATATGCCCGAAGATTTTAAATATTTGATGCAATCTGACAAAGTGTTGCTTTCTCCTCATATCGCAGGTTGGACTATTGAAAGTAAAGAAAAATTAGCTCAATTTTTAGTTGATAAAATTGTAAGAAATTTTTAA
- the rsmG gene encoding 16S rRNA (guanine(527)-N(7))-methyltransferase RsmG yields MEEIIKQFPDLTDQQIKQFELLEPLYTEWNAKINVISRKDIDELYTRHVLHSLGIAKIQPFKEGAQIMDVGTGGGFPLIPLAIAFPQVDFYGIDVIAKKIRVVSEVISALGLKNVYAEQKRAQLVTKKLDFIVSRAVTNMPDFVSWIEGKVKSKHRHELANGILYLKGGDLTEELQSFPKATLYNLSDYFSDDFFETKKVVHLPL; encoded by the coding sequence ATGGAAGAAATCATCAAACAGTTTCCTGATCTTACTGACCAACAAATCAAACAATTTGAATTGTTAGAACCATTATATACCGAATGGAATGCAAAAATCAATGTTATCTCTCGCAAAGACATAGACGAATTATATACGCGTCATGTATTGCATTCGTTGGGTATTGCAAAAATTCAACCTTTCAAGGAGGGGGCTCAAATCATGGACGTAGGCACAGGAGGTGGTTTTCCGTTGATTCCTTTGGCAATCGCCTTTCCACAGGTAGATTTTTATGGTATTGATGTCATTGCAAAAAAAATACGTGTGGTAAGTGAAGTGATTTCGGCTTTAGGACTAAAAAATGTATATGCCGAACAAAAAAGAGCTCAATTGGTTACAAAAAAACTGGATTTTATCGTAAGTAGAGCCGTGACCAATATGCCCGATTTTGTAAGCTGGATAGAGGGAAAAGTAAAATCAAAGCATCGACACGAACTCGCAAATGGTATTTTGTATTTAAAAGGAGGCGATTTGACCGAAGAATTACAATCATTTCCAAAGGCAACTTTATACAATCTTTCTGATTATTTTTCAGATGATTTTTTTGAAACAAAAAAAGTGGTGCATTTACCATTATAA